In Trichoderma breve strain T069 chromosome 4, whole genome shotgun sequence, the following proteins share a genomic window:
- a CDS encoding major facilitator superfamily domain-containing protein, translated as MTLYGTEAIDAEPSGMGSGIDPNAQRRRSQDDAESVYEADEGTALLHDADLPADIAPSKSFRRFVLGMCVLFLFIIEVSQYILTPAMEQIMEDVICRRYHPDHALSVHDNRCKETDVQKTLAMVRSWSMSGEMLFPLFVQISFGVVADKYGRRLVMFLALFGAFLQQAWITIVLLFPDTFSIWSMLYGSVFYLIGGGGQMVVAMVWTIIADVIPVAERTSVFYKVYAMNLIISVAVNPLAGWLLSVDPWLAMWIGNGILVVGMLSSAFIPETLKLRQAADNKRRGQDTPPPVEDESEPSTRKIPAARDLARRAWFSVKNDVSHVWHFIFASKSVVLLLLAYGPFYLIKLALVLDILQYMTRRFNWEWSTATYINTISSLTAVFTLLVVLPVASNILTTHFHYNAIRRDLLLARISIVVFIIGSTLTAVAGVPWLFICSMVITNLGMGMGTLCRALLNAVVEPHTIATLNTTMSTMETLMGFIGSPVMGWLLSRGMELGGFWMGLPYLATTLLGVCVMMAIYLVRIPSGFAQGSRG; from the exons ATGACACTCTACGGCACCGAGGCGATAGACGCCGAGCCCTCCGGCATGGGCTCCGGCATCGATCCCAATGCGCAGCGTCGCCGCTCCCAGGACGACGCCGAGTCCGTCTACGAAGCCGACGAAGGCACGGCGCTGCTTCATGACGCCGACCTGCCAGCTGATATCGCGCCGTCCAAGTCCTTTCGCCGCTTTGTGCTGGGCATGTGCGTGCtgttcctcttcatcatcgaggTCAGCCAGTACATCCTCACCCccgccatggagcagatCATGGAGGACGTCATCTGCCGGCGTTATCATCCGGACCATGCTCTGTCGGTGCACGACAACCGATGCAAGGAGACGGACGTGCAAAAGACGCTGGCCATGGTGCGGTCCTGGTCCATGTCTGGGGAGATGCTATTTC CCCTTTTTGTCCAGATCTCGTTTGGTGTCGTTGCTGACAAGTATGGCCGTCGTCTCGTCATGTTCCTCGCTCTCTTTGGCGCCTTTCTCCAGCAAGCTTGGATCACGATTGTTT TGCTCTTCCCTGATACATTCTCCATATGGAGCATGCTCTATGGCAGCGTTTTCTACCTGATTGGCGGTGGCGGCCAGATGGTTGTCGCCATGGTTTGGaccatcatcgccgacgTAATCCCCGTTGCCGAGAGAACCAGCGTCTTTTACAAAGTCTACGCCATGaacctcatcatctccgTTGCTGTCAACCCTCTCGCTGGATGGCTCCTCAGCGTAGATCCTTGGCTTGCAATGTGGATTGGCAACGGAATCCTAGTCGTCGGCATGCTGTCATCTGCCTTCATCCCAGAGACGCTGAAACTTCGCCAGGCGGCCGATAACAAGCGCCGTGGTCAAGACACACCGCCTCCTGTCGAAGATGAATCGGAGCCGTCGACACGGAAGATTCCTGCTGCAAGGGACTTGGCTCGCCGTGCGTGGTTCTCTGTCAAGAACGATGTGTCCCACGTATGgcacttcatcttcgcctCCAAGAGTGTCGTGCTGCTCCTTTTGGCCTATGGACCATTCTATCTCATCAAGCTGGCCCTTGTTTTGGATATTTTGCAGTACATGACTCGCCGCTTCAACTGGGAGTGGTCAACGGCAACATATATCAACACAATCAGCAGCCTAACGGCCGTCTTCACCTTGCTGGTGGTGTTACCTGTAGCATCCAATATCCTGACCACGCATTTCCACTACAACGCCATCAGGCGAGATCTTCTTCTAGCTCGCATCTCCATTGTCGTTTTCATCATTGGCAGCACTCTTACCGCCGTGGCTGGCGTGCCatggctcttcatctgctccATGGTCATTACCAACCttggcatgggcatgggcacCCTCTGCCGAGCGCTGCTCAACGCAGTGGTTGAGCCGCATACCATTGCCACTCTTAACACCACCATGTCCACCATGGAGACGCTGATGGGCTTCATAGGCTCACCAGTCATGGGATGGCTCCTGAGCCGCGGTATGGAGTTGGGAGGGTTTTGGATGGGATTGCCTTATCTTGCAACAACCCTGCTTGGTGTGTGTGTTATGATGGCGATTTATCTCGTCAGAATCCCGTCTGGTTTTGCCCAGGGCTCCAGAGGATAG
- a CDS encoding NUDIX domain-containing protein, producing MSFADAKVLSITPLSNDESRWVSLHSITYKDPKGTERTWESAERRTRPAGADIDGVGIVAILDKPTGKEIILQKQYRPPVDKVVIEVPAGLIDAGETPEQAAVRELKEETGYVGVVSETTPIMYNDPGFCNTNLRMVHVTIDMSLPENQDLKPELEENEFIEVFTVPLASLWEECKKLEAEGYAIDARVGTFAEGILLAQRLKL from the exons ATGTCCTTTGCTGATGCAAAAGTCCTTTCAATAACGCCACTG TCTAACGACGAGTCGCGATGGGTGTCTCTCCATAG CATCACGTACAAAGACCCCAAAGGCACCGAGCGAACCTGGGAATCCGCTGAACGACGCACTCGCCCCGCCGGCGCAGACATCGATGGCGttggcatcgtcgccatcctcgacaagccCACGGGCAAGGAGATTATCCTGCAGAAGCAGTACCGCCCACCCGTCGACAAGGTCGTGATCGAGGTCCCCGCCGGCCTCATCGATGCGGGCGAAACCCCCGAACAAGCCGCCGTACGCGAGCTCAAGGAAGAGACGGGCTACGTCGGCGTGGTGTCCGAGACGACGCCCATCATGTACAACGACCCGGGCTTTTGCAACACGAACCTGCGCATGGTGCACGTCACCATCGACATGTCGTTGCCGGAGAACCAAGACTTgaagccggagctggaggagaacGAGTTCATCGAGGTCTTTACCGTTCCGTTGGCGAGCCTATGGGAGGAGtgcaagaagctggaggcggAGGGCTATGCGATTGACGCGCGGGTCGGCACATTCGCCGAGGGCATCCTGCTGGCACAGAGATTAAAGctatga
- a CDS encoding NUDIX domain-containing protein produces the protein MATNTTYTRNAHNIPLSLPDGLSEDQLSSFKPFTSWIDTLTKSLALQTNKSHPFHSDPYALRNVTIQSYDFFGAGRLGFVKMTATVSNSAGESLPAAALLRGPSVAMLVMLVPDDVPKGSDERYVVLTVQPRIPAGSLSFVELPAGMVDGSGNFKGVAAKEIEEELGITIHEDELTCLSELAEECIEKQESTDQGEDLTAAMFPSAGGCDEHITIYSYEQRIPRSQLSEWEGRLTGERSDGERITLKVVPMQHLWKEGARDAKCLAALALWQGLRQEKKL, from the exons atggccaccAACACAACGTACACAAGAAATGCTCACAACATTCCTCTGAGCTTACCAGACGGCCTCTCAGAAGACCAGCTCTCGTCGTTTAAGCCTTTCACC AGCTGGATCGACACACTCACAAAGTCTCTCGCACTGCAGACAAACAAGTCTCACCCGTTCCACTCAGATCCATACGCCCTCCGCAATGTCACCATTCAATCCTACGATTTCTTTGGAGCAGGCCGCCTCGGCTTCGTCAAGATGACAGCAACCGTTTCCAACTCTGCCGGAGAGTCTCTCCCCGCAGCAGCTCTCTTGCGCGGCCCCAGCGTCGCCATGCTCGTCATGCTTGTGCCGGACGACGTGCCTAAGGGATCAGACGAGCGCTACGTCGTCTTGACAGTCCAGCCGCGCATCCCTGCCGGTAGCTTGAGCTTCGTGGAGCTCCCGGCAGGGATGGTAGACGGCTCAGGCAACTTTAAAGGAGTGGcagccaaggagattgaggaggagctgggcatTACGATTCACGAAGACGAGTTGACGTGCCTCAGCGAACTTGCAGAGGAATGCATAGAGAAACAGGAATCTACAGACCAAGGGGAAGATCTGACGGCAGCCATGTTCCCGAGTGCGGGTGGGTGTGACGAGCATATTACCATCTACAGCTACGAGCAGCGCATCCCGAGGAGCCAGTTGAGCGAGTGGGAGGGCCGCCTCACAGGTGAGCGCTCCGACGGAGAGAGGATTACGCTCAAAGTGGTTCCCATGCAGCATTTGTGGAAAGAAGGGGCTCGGGATGCCAAGTGCCTGGCCGCGTTGGCGCTGTGGCAAGGTCTACGCCAGGAGAAGAAACTGTAG
- a CDS encoding PCI domain-containing protein, with protein sequence MSDDEDFMQESDEEQYDFEYEEDDEEEAGDVDIENKYYNAKQLKLSDPQDAIAEFLGIPPLEPEKGEWGFKGLKQAIKLEFKLGKYDDAADHFAELLTYVKSAVTRNYSEKSINNMLDYIEKGADVSAAVQSMEKFYSLTLQSFQSTNNERLWLKTNIKLAKLLLDRKEYSAVSKKLRELHRACQREDGTDDPGKGTYSLEIYALEIQMLAETRNNKQLKTLYNRALKVKSAVPHPRIMGIIRECGGKMHMSEENWKEAQSDFFESFRNYDEAGSLQRIQVLKYLLLTTMLMKSNINPFDSQETKPYKTDPRISAMTELVDAYQRDDVHAYEKALRNNQDILADPFIAENIDEVTRNMRTKGVLKLIAPYTRMKLSWIANQLRISEPEVQDILSFLIIDGKIKGSVNQQAGTLEIASDADIARTKALDVLTTSIHELFGAVFREGEGYRNEHSSFEDAAAGLDVQGLTNLVKSGARQGQRQLHRTGRGKSALTTPL encoded by the exons ATgtccgacgacgaggattTCATGCAAGAGTCCGACGAGGAACA ATATGACTTTGAATacgaagaggacgatgaggaggaggcgggcGATGTCGACATCGAGAACAAATACTACAACGCAAAGCAGCTGAAGCTCAGCGATCCTCAGGATGCCATCGCCGAGTTTCTGGGGATTCCGCCTCTCGAGCCGGAGAAGGGAGAGTGGGGGTTCAAAGGCTTGAAGCAGGCCATCAAGCTGGAGTTTAAGCTGGGGAAATACGACGAT GCAGCCGACCACTTCGCCGAGCTGCTCACCTACGTCAAGTCGGCCGTGACGAGAAATTACTCGGAAAAGTCCATCAACAACATGCTCGACTACATTGAAAAGGGTGCCGACGTGTCAGCGGCCGTCCAGAGCATGGAAAAGTTTTACTCTCTCACCCTTCAGAGCTTCCAGAGCACGAATAACGAGCGGCTGTGGCTAAAGACGAAcatcaagctggccaagctctTGCTGGACCGCAAGGAGTACTCTGCAGTGTCTAAGAAACTCAGGGAGCTACACCGAGCCTGTCAGCGAGAGGATGGCACCGACGACCCCGGCAAGGGAACATACTCGCTTGAGATTTACGCATTGGAGATTCAGATGCTGGCAGAGACTCGAAAcaacaagcagctcaagacgctCTACAACCGGGCGCTCAAGGTCAAGTCTGCCGTACCGCATCCCCGCATCATGGGCATTATCCGTGAATGCGGCGGCAAGATGCACATGAGCGAGGAGAATTGGAAGGAGGCCCAGAGCGACTTTTTCGAGTCGTTCCGCAACTACGACGAGGCTGGATCACTGCAACGGATCCAAGTTCTCAAGTATCTccttctcaccaccatgcTGATGAAGTCCAACATCAATCCTTTCGACTCGCAGGAGACGAAGCCCTATAAGACGGACCCTCGTATTTCTGCCATGACCGAGCTTGTGGACGCCTACCAGCGGGACGATGTTCACGCATACGAAAAGGCCCTACGTAACAACCAGGACATTCTCGCAGATCCGTTCATCGCCGAGAACATTGACGAGGTCACCCGCAACATGAGAACAAAGGGCGTGCTCAAGCTTATTGCCCCATACACACGGATGAAGCTCTCATGGATTGCCAACCAACTGAGAATATCAGAACCAGAGGTGCAAGACATTCTTAGCTTCCTCATTATTGATGGCAAGATCAAAGGATCGGTCAACCAGCAGGCAGGCACTTTAGAAATAGCTTCCGACGCCGACATTGCCAGAACCAAAGCGCTCGATGTCCTGACAACGTCGATTCATGAGTTATTCGGGGCCGTCTTCAGAGAGGGCGAGGGGTATAGAAACGAACACTCGTCCTttgaggatgctgcagcCGGACTCGATGTCCAAGGGCTGACCAATCTTGTCAAGTCTGGGGCGCGACAGGGGCAACGTCAACTTCACAGGACTGGTAGGGGCAAATCCGCATTAACGACACCgttgtga